A single genomic interval of Macadamia integrifolia cultivar HAES 741 chromosome 6, SCU_Mint_v3, whole genome shotgun sequence harbors:
- the LOC122081958 gene encoding uncharacterized protein LOC122081958 isoform X2, whose product MEVSGGVSPDRRSEVSTSSKFNPASRRLFKGLKDYARKLVDIEAFRQSLEDWILEKTRSSSSESKQFFRSPFHIDEVHKLDYALEDVLFQQLFRMPYSPYASDDLNEDEYLALEDFLNAAVEGLWRTFWHKSGPLPFFVSCPRYPGSKFYTVERAIMRGRIGGLCGAALMAKNGNDIQVQWDQVVEFTLFKPDIAQGNEFGFSATSICEALFYGFHILLSRILSKYNTVSSDYVYLLVLDSKFGGVVKFGGDLSKLEVNTSNPYHSVAEWIRLHAEVTVSPVDRIWNKLGNANWGDLGPLQLLLATFYSIVQWKGPPRKSISALAADHSLRLHKRRLECCLFEDSSALVSMLESGQKVEIVELDHNDDPTFGKQTSQLKLKMGEVLLLEDQQGRKGFRILETLMEGNCLSYSAVSLEHPGEPLTVYVGAHPSMLEPSWEDMSLWYQVQRQTKVLNIFKQQEISSKYLPEIIASGRILHSGPCKKQSPGGRCDHPWCGTPILVTSLVGEPLSSIIARDGPFSPDEAVCCCRDCLSALKSATTANVQHGDISPENIIRVVDTHGSRTRFRYVPVSWGHAVLEDRDSPAINLQFSSTYALQQGKLCPASDAESLVYLLYFVCGGTMQQQDSIESALQWRERFWARRLVQQQLGEVSALLKAFADYVDSLCGTPYPVDYDIWLKRLNRAVDGSTDRGKLVEEVAVTMRLEDVAESSGTSGGCTSFSC is encoded by the exons ATGGAAGTTTCAGGAG GTGTCTCCCCTGATAGGAGATCCGAGGTTTCAACTTCAAGCAAGTTCAACCCTGCTTCCAGAAGACTGTTCAAGGGGTTAAAAGATTATGCAAGGAAGCTGGTTGACATTGAAGCATTTAGGCAGAGTCTTGAAGACTGGATTCTGGAGAAGACACGTTCCAGTTCTTCTGAGAGCAAGCAATTCTTTAGATCTCCTTTTCACATTGATGAAGTCCATAAACTTGATTATGCATTAGAAGATGTGTTATTTCAGCAGCTTTTCCGTATGCCTTACTCACCATACGCTTCTGATGATCTCAATGAAGATGAGTATCTTGCCCTGGAGGACTTCCTGAATGCTGCTGTGGAAGGCTTGTGGCGCACCTTCTGGCACAAATCTGGACCATTACCATTCTTTGTATCTTGTCCCCGTTATCCTGGATCCAAGTTCTATACTGTGGAAAGGGCAATAATGAGGGGAAGGATTGGAGGGCTTTGTGGTGCAGCTTTGATGGCGAAAAATGGGAATGATATACAAGTTCAATGGGACCAGGTGGTGGAATTTACTCTGTTTAAACCAGACATTGCTCAGGGAAATGAGTTTGGATTTTCTGCTACGTCTATCTGTGAAGCCCTCTTTTATGGTTTTCATATACTTCTATCAAGGATTTTGAGCAAGTACAATACTGTTAGCAGTGATTATGTCTATCTGCTAGTTCTTGATTCTAAATTTGGTGGGGTAGTCAAATTTGGTGGTGATCTAAGCAAACTAGAAGTTAACACAAGCAACCCATACCACTCTGTGGCAGAATGGATCAGGCTTCATGCTGAAGTCACTGTTTCACCTGTGGACAGAATATGGAACAAGCTAGGAAATGCAAATTGGGGGGACCTAGGACCTCTGCAACTGCTTCTAGCAACTTTTTACTCCATTGTTCAATGGAAAGGTCCTCCTAGAAAGTCAATTTCCGCATTGGCTGCAGATCATAGTCTTCGTCTTCACAAGCGTAGGCTAGAATGTTGCCTCTTTGAGGATAGCAGTGCACTTGTCTCCATGCTAGAGTCTGGCCAGAAAGTAGAGATTGTCGAACTTGACCACAATGACGATCCAACCTTTGGAAAGCAAACATCACAGTTGAAGCTTAAGATGGGTGAAGTACTGTTGTTGGAGGATCAGCAAGGGCGAAAAGGGTTTCGAATACTGGAGACTCTCATGGAAGGGAACTGTTTGTCGTACAGTGCTGTTTCTCTTGAACATCCTGGTGAGCCATTAACTGTATATGTGGGAGCTCATCCATCAATGCTTGAGCCATCTTGGGAGGATATGAGTCTATGGTACCAAGTACAAAGGCAGACTAAGGTATTGAACATCTTTAAGCAACAGGAGATCTCAAGCAAGTATTTGCCAGAAATAATTGCCTCCGGTCGAATTTTGCATTCTGGTCCTTGTAAGAAACAGAGCCCCGGTGGTCGATGTGATCATCCATGGTGTGGGACCCCAATTCTTGTGACATCTCTGGTTGGTGAGCCACTGTCATCCATTATTGCTCGGGATGGACCATTTTCCCCTGATGAGGCAGTATGCTGCTGCAGGGACTGTTTATCAGCTCTGAAAAGTGCTACAACAGCCAATGTCCAACATGGGGACATCTCTCCTGAGAACATTATACGTGTTGTTGACACCCATGGTTCCAGAACTAGATTTCGATATGTCCCTGTATCTTGGGGGCATGCTGTTCTGGAAGATAGAGATAGTCCTGCCATAAATTTGCAATTCTCATCTACTTATGCACTTCAGCAGGGGAAACTGTGTCCAGCATCAGATGCCGAGAGCCTTGTTTATCTCCTATATTTTGTCTGTGGGGGAACAATGCAGCAGCAGGATTCCATTGAATCAGCACTACAGTGGCGGGAGAGATTCTGGGCCAGGCGTTTAGTGCAGCAGCAGCTTGGTGAGGTTTCAGCTCTCCTAAAAGCATTCGCTGATTATGTTGATAGCCTCTGTGGAACTCCATACCCTGTAGATTATGATATCTGGTTGAAGAGATTGAATAGAGCTGTTGATGGTTCAACAGATAGGGGGAAGCTGGTTGAGGAAGTAGCAGTAACAATGAGATTAGAGGATGTTGCCGAGTCATCGGGAACTTCTGGTGGCTGTACTTCGTTTTCTTGCTGA
- the LOC122081958 gene encoding uncharacterized protein LOC122081958 isoform X1, with the protein MKLGLHQKDLDSTPGQSLDGSFRRSRSGVSPDRRSEVSTSSKFNPASRRLFKGLKDYARKLVDIEAFRQSLEDWILEKTRSSSSESKQFFRSPFHIDEVHKLDYALEDVLFQQLFRMPYSPYASDDLNEDEYLALEDFLNAAVEGLWRTFWHKSGPLPFFVSCPRYPGSKFYTVERAIMRGRIGGLCGAALMAKNGNDIQVQWDQVVEFTLFKPDIAQGNEFGFSATSICEALFYGFHILLSRILSKYNTVSSDYVYLLVLDSKFGGVVKFGGDLSKLEVNTSNPYHSVAEWIRLHAEVTVSPVDRIWNKLGNANWGDLGPLQLLLATFYSIVQWKGPPRKSISALAADHSLRLHKRRLECCLFEDSSALVSMLESGQKVEIVELDHNDDPTFGKQTSQLKLKMGEVLLLEDQQGRKGFRILETLMEGNCLSYSAVSLEHPGEPLTVYVGAHPSMLEPSWEDMSLWYQVQRQTKVLNIFKQQEISSKYLPEIIASGRILHSGPCKKQSPGGRCDHPWCGTPILVTSLVGEPLSSIIARDGPFSPDEAVCCCRDCLSALKSATTANVQHGDISPENIIRVVDTHGSRTRFRYVPVSWGHAVLEDRDSPAINLQFSSTYALQQGKLCPASDAESLVYLLYFVCGGTMQQQDSIESALQWRERFWARRLVQQQLGEVSALLKAFADYVDSLCGTPYPVDYDIWLKRLNRAVDGSTDRGKLVEEVAVTMRLEDVAESSGTSGGCTSFSC; encoded by the exons ATGAAATTGG GTTTGCATCAAAAGGATCTTGACTCAACCCCAGGGCAAAGTTTGGATGGAAGTTTCAGGAGGTCGAGATCTG GTGTCTCCCCTGATAGGAGATCCGAGGTTTCAACTTCAAGCAAGTTCAACCCTGCTTCCAGAAGACTGTTCAAGGGGTTAAAAGATTATGCAAGGAAGCTGGTTGACATTGAAGCATTTAGGCAGAGTCTTGAAGACTGGATTCTGGAGAAGACACGTTCCAGTTCTTCTGAGAGCAAGCAATTCTTTAGATCTCCTTTTCACATTGATGAAGTCCATAAACTTGATTATGCATTAGAAGATGTGTTATTTCAGCAGCTTTTCCGTATGCCTTACTCACCATACGCTTCTGATGATCTCAATGAAGATGAGTATCTTGCCCTGGAGGACTTCCTGAATGCTGCTGTGGAAGGCTTGTGGCGCACCTTCTGGCACAAATCTGGACCATTACCATTCTTTGTATCTTGTCCCCGTTATCCTGGATCCAAGTTCTATACTGTGGAAAGGGCAATAATGAGGGGAAGGATTGGAGGGCTTTGTGGTGCAGCTTTGATGGCGAAAAATGGGAATGATATACAAGTTCAATGGGACCAGGTGGTGGAATTTACTCTGTTTAAACCAGACATTGCTCAGGGAAATGAGTTTGGATTTTCTGCTACGTCTATCTGTGAAGCCCTCTTTTATGGTTTTCATATACTTCTATCAAGGATTTTGAGCAAGTACAATACTGTTAGCAGTGATTATGTCTATCTGCTAGTTCTTGATTCTAAATTTGGTGGGGTAGTCAAATTTGGTGGTGATCTAAGCAAACTAGAAGTTAACACAAGCAACCCATACCACTCTGTGGCAGAATGGATCAGGCTTCATGCTGAAGTCACTGTTTCACCTGTGGACAGAATATGGAACAAGCTAGGAAATGCAAATTGGGGGGACCTAGGACCTCTGCAACTGCTTCTAGCAACTTTTTACTCCATTGTTCAATGGAAAGGTCCTCCTAGAAAGTCAATTTCCGCATTGGCTGCAGATCATAGTCTTCGTCTTCACAAGCGTAGGCTAGAATGTTGCCTCTTTGAGGATAGCAGTGCACTTGTCTCCATGCTAGAGTCTGGCCAGAAAGTAGAGATTGTCGAACTTGACCACAATGACGATCCAACCTTTGGAAAGCAAACATCACAGTTGAAGCTTAAGATGGGTGAAGTACTGTTGTTGGAGGATCAGCAAGGGCGAAAAGGGTTTCGAATACTGGAGACTCTCATGGAAGGGAACTGTTTGTCGTACAGTGCTGTTTCTCTTGAACATCCTGGTGAGCCATTAACTGTATATGTGGGAGCTCATCCATCAATGCTTGAGCCATCTTGGGAGGATATGAGTCTATGGTACCAAGTACAAAGGCAGACTAAGGTATTGAACATCTTTAAGCAACAGGAGATCTCAAGCAAGTATTTGCCAGAAATAATTGCCTCCGGTCGAATTTTGCATTCTGGTCCTTGTAAGAAACAGAGCCCCGGTGGTCGATGTGATCATCCATGGTGTGGGACCCCAATTCTTGTGACATCTCTGGTTGGTGAGCCACTGTCATCCATTATTGCTCGGGATGGACCATTTTCCCCTGATGAGGCAGTATGCTGCTGCAGGGACTGTTTATCAGCTCTGAAAAGTGCTACAACAGCCAATGTCCAACATGGGGACATCTCTCCTGAGAACATTATACGTGTTGTTGACACCCATGGTTCCAGAACTAGATTTCGATATGTCCCTGTATCTTGGGGGCATGCTGTTCTGGAAGATAGAGATAGTCCTGCCATAAATTTGCAATTCTCATCTACTTATGCACTTCAGCAGGGGAAACTGTGTCCAGCATCAGATGCCGAGAGCCTTGTTTATCTCCTATATTTTGTCTGTGGGGGAACAATGCAGCAGCAGGATTCCATTGAATCAGCACTACAGTGGCGGGAGAGATTCTGGGCCAGGCGTTTAGTGCAGCAGCAGCTTGGTGAGGTTTCAGCTCTCCTAAAAGCATTCGCTGATTATGTTGATAGCCTCTGTGGAACTCCATACCCTGTAGATTATGATATCTGGTTGAAGAGATTGAATAGAGCTGTTGATGGTTCAACAGATAGGGGGAAGCTGGTTGAGGAAGTAGCAGTAACAATGAGATTAGAGGATGTTGCCGAGTCATCGGGAACTTCTGGTGGCTGTACTTCGTTTTCTTGCTGA